A genome region from Trichoderma asperellum chromosome 7, complete sequence includes the following:
- a CDS encoding uncharacterized protein (EggNog:ENOG41) — translation MEQTNLPSYYARGHSDYTIATHLRRRAESDAAFLLPYIKPTDHILDVGCGPGTITTSFAKYASEGTIVGIDISKDVLQKAKTLAAEANIPTQGPGSVVFEEGNAVDGLAYPDNTFDIVFASQVIGHMPAPDTPLQALTEMRRVLKPGGILATRDGMNHHFYPQSLNLDQLWGANQFRASRKGVSETDSTAAMMPNLLRKAGFDTDGGKVRVGAGVSVHSEAETRKRMLWRAKGQLQKGDPFYQSWVDAGISEDEIQQTLDAVEKWSEAEDAWLVILQSEMLAWK, via the coding sequence ATGGAGCAAACCAATCTACCAAGTTACTACGCTCGGGGCCACTCCGATTACACCATCGCAACGCATCTAAGACGCAGGGCTGAGTCAGATGCCGCCTTTCTCTTGCCTTACATCAAGCCGACGGACCATATTCTTGATGTTGGCTGCGGGCCTGGTACCATCACCACAAGCTTTGCTAAATATGCTAGCGAGGGCACGATAGTCGGCATCGATATCTCGAAGGACGTGctgcaaaaggcaaagaccTTGGCAGCCGAAGCAAATATTCCCACCCAGGGACCCGGTTCTGTTGTCTTTGAAGAGGGCAATGCTGTAGATGGACTCGCCTATCCCGATAACACATTCGATATTGTCTTTGCCTCTCAGGTCATCGGGCATATGCCAGCGCCAGACACTCCCCTCCAGGCGTTGACTGAGATGCGGCGCGTCCTGAAGCCTGGCGGTATCTTGGCCACGCGCGATGGCATGAACCACCACTTTTATCCGCAGAGCCTCAATCTCGATCAGCTCTGGGGAGCAAACCAATTTCGGGCATCACGAAAGGGTGTTTCTGAAACAgattcaacagcagcaatgatgCCGAACCTCCTTCGCAAAGCCGGTTTCGACACTGACGGCGGCAAAGTCCGTGTTGGCGCTGGAGTTTCAGTGCACTCGGAAGCAGAAACACGCAAAAGGATGCTCTGGCGCGCTAAAGGCCAGCTGCAAAAGGGGGATCCATTCTATCAGAGCTGGGTGGATGCAGGAATCAGTGAAGACGAGATTCAGCAGACCCTGGATGCCGTGGAAAAGTGGTCCGAGGCTGAAGATGCCTGGCTTGTTATTCTGCAGAGCGAGATGCTCGCATGGAAGTAG
- a CDS encoding uncharacterized protein (SECRETED:SignalP(1-18)~EggNog:ENOG41), whose translation MKFSLSAVSLALAVTASAVPIEEEQHTERATVSGSGPGSIFQFGSASSCRELFWDFGACGLSTFFANKVPSSMSLVALPSHIFDAHGSSDQDNPLCAKIITMTHNGVTRQAVIADENTSSEQSIDMCLDLWQAFGGHDGDGTLIENISWSIAA comes from the coding sequence ATGAAGTTCTCGCTATCCGCCGTCAGCCTTGCTCTGGCTGTCACTGCCTCTGCAGTCCCCatcgaagaagagcaacaCACCGAGCGAGCTACCGTCTCCGGCTCCGGCCCGGGATCGATCTTCCAGTTCGGATCGGCGTCCAGCTGCCGAGAACTCTTCTGGGATTTTGGCGCTTGTGGCCTCAGCACATTCTTTGCCAACAAGGTCCCCTCTAGCATGTCTCTGGTTGCGCTTCCTTCCCACATCTTTGACGCACACGGTTCCTCGGATCAGGACAACCCCCTTTGCGCCAAGATTATCACCATGACTCACAATGGCGTTACTCGACAGGCTGTGATTGCGGATGAAAACACCAGCAGCGAGCAGTCTATTGATATGTGTTTGGACTTGTGGCAGGCATTTGGTGGtcacgatggcgatggcacTCTCATTGAGAACATTTCTTGGTCTATTGCTGCATAA
- a CDS encoding uncharacterized protein (SECRETED:SignalP(1-28)), with amino-acid sequence MIRSYHALLGVSAYLLILASYFPPDVQAYLIPEERAAAVAPDGYTPARVDCPANRPKIRPATGLSINETDWLPQRTNNTVSAMKDLLSRVNISGIDTGRYIDNLTSGGGTGLPRVAIAISGGGYRALMNGAGALAAFDNRSTNATETGHLGGLLQSATYLSGLSGGSWLVGSLYVQNFTSVESIVLSTSGFLSTLWQFDESIFDGPSDLNVIKYYRQLFDAVDGKKKAGFNTSITDYWGRALSYQLVDPSDGGPAVTFSSIANDTDFKTAQAPMPLIVAIERTSGQVQIAANSTIFEFNPWEMGSYDTGLEAFAPLQFVGSNFTNGTIAKNGECIAGVDNAGFVMGTSSSLFNQALLQIGQVEGVPDFLLGAINDTLTDIGNDNKDIASWPNPFFGYNSSVNLNANTTYLTLVDGGEDLQNIPLHPLILPERKVDVIFAVDGSADTATLWPNGTAMVATFNRSEATTSSADDNRFPDVPDQNTFVNLGLNNRPTFFGCNNGSGTPSGPLIVYLPNAPLSFHSNVSTFDLKYSDEERNQIIQNGYNMATRGNGTVDANWPACVGCAILSRSFDRTRTSIPAVCRDCFTRYCWNGTTNDTLPNTYEPAQILQGATEQSTSSAGRVSGTLLLAGIALLLAI; translated from the exons ATGATTCGCTCCTATCACGCTCTGCTTGGCGTTTCTGCGTATTTGTTGATTCTTG CTTCATATTTTCCTCCAGACGTCCAGGCTTATTTAATTCCCGAAGaaagagctgcagcagttGCCCCCGATGGCTATACTCCAGCCCGGGTCGATTGTCCGGCTAACAGGCCGAAAATTCGCCCAGCAACGGGTTTGTCGATAAATGAAACCGATTGGCTACCTCAACGCACAAATAATACTGTCTCGGCAATGAAAGACCTACTCAGTCGTGTTAATATTAGCGGTATTGACACTGGTAGATACATCGACAACCTCACCAGTGGCGGCGGCACAGGTCTCCCACGAGTTGCTATCGCTATTTCTGGAGGAGGCTATCGAGCTCTCATGAATGGTGCCGGGGCTCTCGCAGCATTTGACAATAGGTCGACAAATGCGACAGAGACCGGCCATCTCGGAGGTCTTTTGCAGTCAGCGACGTATCTTAGTGGTTTATCTGGCGGAAGCTGGCTTGTCGGCAGCCTTTACGTACAGAATTTCACCTCGGTTGAGTCTATAGTCCTCTCTACCAGCGGATTTCTCAGTACTCTCTGGCAGTTTGACGAGTCCATCTTTGACG GGCCCTCGGATCTCAATGTCATAAAGTACTATAGGCAGCTTTTTGATGCTGTGGATGGTAAAAAGAAGGCTGGTTTCAACACGTCAATCACAGACTATTGGGGCAGAGCGCTATCCTATCAGCTCGTTGATCCGTCTGACGGGGGGCCTG CGGTTACGTTTTCATCAATCGCAAATGACACAGACTTCAAAACCGCTCAAGCCCCCATGCCTTTAATTGTGGCTATCGAAAGAACATCAGGACAGGTTCAAATCGCTGCCAACTCAACAATCTTTGAATTTAACCCTTGGGAGATGGGATCATACGACACAGGCCTCGAGGCTTTTGCGCCGCTTCAATTTGTGGGCTCCAACTTCACTAACGGCACCATTGCCAAAAATGGAGAGTGCATCGCTGGAGTCGATAACGCGGGCTTCGTAATGGGTACATCGTCCTCTTTGTTCAACCAGGCTCTCTTGCAAATTGGACAGGTGGAAGGTGTGCCAGACTTCTTGCTTGGCGCCATCAATGATACGCTCACAGATATCGGAAACGATAACAAGGATATCGCCAGCTGGCCAAATCCATTCTTTGGATATAATTCCAGTGTAAATCTGAACGCTAACACGACATACCTGACTCTCGTGGACGGCGGTGAAGACTTACAAAACATACCCCTGCATCCCCTCATCCTACCTGAGCGAAAGGTCGATGTGATCTTTGCAGTCGATGGCTCTGCTGACACTGCAACGCTGTGGCCAAACGGCACCGCCATGGTGGCTACTTTTAATAGATCGGAAGCCACAACCTCTTCTGCTGATGATAACCGCTTTCCAGATGTTCCGGACCAAAATACATTTGTCAATCTGGGCTTGAATAACCGGCCTACCTTTTTCGGCTGCAACAATGGCAGCGGTACTCCTTCAGGCCCCCTCATCGTTTATCTGCCCAATGCTCCCCTCTCGTTCCACTCCAACGTCTCAACATTCGATTTGAAATATAGTGATGAGGAACGCAATCAGATAATCCAGAATGGGTACAACATGGCGACCAGAGGCAATGGCACAGTGGATGCGAACTGGCCGGCATGCGTCGGTTGCGCCATTTTGTCGCGAAGCTTCGATCGGACTAGGACAAGTATTCCTGCAGTATGCAGAGATTGCTTCACAAGATATTGTTGGAATGGTACGACGAACGACACCTTGCCCAATACGTATGAGCCCGCCCAGATCCTCCAGGGTGCAACAGAGCAATCGACTTCTTCGGCTGGTCGGGTGAGTGGGACACTATTATTAGCTGGTATTGCGCTGTTACTTGCGATCTGA